Proteins encoded in a region of the Planococcus shixiaomingii genome:
- a CDS encoding YtoQ family protein — protein sequence MELIVYLAGEIHSSWREELKKKALALKLPVDFVGPMENHERSDCIGEEILGKQPNAFSKDMAASSFNNLRTTVLIRKADLVIAFFGEQYKQWNTAMDASSAIAAGKPLIIIRPEKLHHPLKELSRKSSATVETVDQALKALSYIFE from the coding sequence ATGGAATTGATCGTGTATTTGGCTGGTGAAATTCACAGTTCCTGGCGCGAAGAACTTAAGAAGAAAGCGTTGGCCTTAAAGCTTCCTGTGGATTTTGTCGGACCGATGGAAAATCATGAGCGTTCAGACTGCATCGGCGAAGAAATCCTGGGGAAACAACCCAATGCATTTTCTAAAGATATGGCTGCATCCAGTTTCAACAATCTGCGGACCACAGTTTTGATTCGAAAAGCGGATCTTGTCATCGCTTTTTTTGGCGAGCAGTATAAGCAATGGAACACCGCAATGGATGCCAGTTCTGCGATTGCAGCCGGCAAGCCGCTGATTATTATCCGTCCTGAAAAATTGCATCATCCGTTAAAAGAGTTGTCCCGAAAATCCAGTGCTACCGTCGAAACTGTCGATCAAGCGCTCAAAGCCTTATCGTATATCTTCGAATGA
- a CDS encoding DUF1836 domain-containing protein, with protein MEKRRPLIDKQILQNQIQVEDIPKIDLYIDQVIQLFETGFTESKRNDKEKILTKTMINNYAKGKLFYPLHSKKYSRNHVMLISLIYQMKSVLSINDIKQVLDGINEKAAQQDLDLQPFYTSYLHIQKGNIESFAAELERQEEEVAKQMQKAGDMEEFEQVLLIASLVHTSNLYKRAAEKLLDGMNERVES; from the coding sequence TTGGAAAAACGCAGACCATTAATTGATAAGCAAATCTTGCAAAATCAGATCCAAGTAGAAGATATCCCAAAAATCGATTTGTATATCGATCAAGTGATTCAATTGTTCGAGACGGGATTCACCGAATCCAAACGAAACGACAAGGAAAAAATCCTTACTAAGACAATGATTAATAATTATGCTAAAGGAAAACTTTTTTACCCGCTTCACAGTAAAAAATATTCCCGCAACCACGTTATGCTAATCTCATTGATTTATCAGATGAAAAGCGTGCTATCCATTAATGACATCAAACAAGTGCTGGATGGCATCAATGAAAAAGCAGCTCAGCAGGATTTGGATCTGCAGCCTTTTTATACGAGCTACTTGCATATTCAAAAAGGCAATATTGAGAGTTTTGCAGCAGAGTTGGAGCGCCAGGAAGAAGAGGTCGCCAAGCAAATGCAAAAAGCAGGAGACATGGAAGAATTCGAGCAAGTACTCCTGATTGCATCTCTCGTCCATACCAGCAATCTGTACAAGCGGGCGGCAGAAAAATTGCTCGATGGCATGAATGAAAGGGTGGAAAGCTAA
- a CDS encoding STAS domain-containing protein has translation MGQISKELYEFMLQNKCNMTDEWLSTRVKADGSTYSQNATAQIEEQLREQNAKFIEAVSLVFIQEREEYRTYMEDWVAIVAQERVRQAVPLHEVIAQLRIFRGIYWGYVRKFFDENSKATSKDALRWSEAINHAFDYIIESFAIHHYEATQKILMSQQAMINELSSPVIPIKKGVGILPLVGDIDTHRAKVILETALEQSVKWQLDTLYIDLSAVAIIDTMVAQQLFQLMASLKIVGVQSVLSGIRPEIAQTAITLGIDFKDIKVHANLMRALESQ, from the coding sequence ATGGGCCAAATAAGCAAAGAATTATACGAGTTCATGCTTCAAAATAAGTGCAATATGACCGATGAGTGGTTGAGCACACGCGTAAAAGCGGATGGATCCACTTATTCCCAAAACGCAACTGCTCAAATTGAAGAGCAATTACGGGAACAAAATGCCAAATTCATCGAAGCGGTGTCTTTGGTTTTTATACAAGAACGCGAAGAATACAGAACCTATATGGAAGATTGGGTGGCAATAGTAGCGCAAGAACGCGTCCGGCAAGCGGTTCCGCTTCATGAAGTCATTGCCCAACTGCGTATTTTCCGTGGGATTTACTGGGGCTATGTGCGAAAGTTTTTCGATGAGAACAGCAAAGCTACGAGCAAGGATGCACTGAGGTGGAGCGAAGCGATCAATCATGCTTTCGACTATATTATCGAAAGCTTTGCCATCCATCATTATGAGGCGACCCAGAAAATCCTCATGAGCCAACAGGCTATGATCAACGAACTGAGCAGTCCGGTCATTCCAATTAAAAAAGGAGTGGGCATTTTACCGCTAGTAGGCGATATTGATACTCACCGGGCAAAAGTCATTTTGGAAACTGCGCTTGAGCAAAGCGTGAAATGGCAGCTGGATACCTTGTATATTGATTTGTCGGCAGTGGCAATTATCGATACGATGGTCGCGCAACAATTATTCCAATTGATGGCCTCGTTAAAAATTGTAGGGGTCCAATCCGTATTGTCTGGCATTCGCCCTGAGATTGCCCAAACGGCCATTACGCTCGGCATCGATTTTAAAGACATAAAAGTACATGCAAATTTAATGCGCGCACTGGAAAGCCAATAA
- the trhA gene encoding PAQR family membrane homeostasis protein TrhA — MTTYIREPFNALSHLAGAVLSFIAFCAMMLKAAYANAPALHVAAVMIFGISLMCLYLASAIYHTAIAAPKTIAFLRKLDHSMIFALIAGSYAPFCLIALGGTLGWVLFGFVAVIGLSGILFKMVWFHSPRWLSTALYIAMGWIIIFAIVPLVASMPLSGLLWLVVGGLSYTLGGIIYGLKPDFMSTKYLGFHEIFHLFILFGSLCHFIAVYFYVL, encoded by the coding sequence ATGACAACCTATATACGAGAACCTTTTAACGCATTGTCCCACTTAGCGGGGGCTGTTCTTTCATTTATTGCATTTTGCGCCATGATGTTAAAAGCGGCGTACGCCAATGCACCAGCCTTGCACGTCGCAGCTGTCATGATTTTCGGCATCAGTTTGATGTGCCTTTACTTGGCTTCAGCTATATACCATACAGCGATTGCTGCCCCAAAGACAATCGCTTTTCTCCGGAAGCTTGACCATTCAATGATTTTTGCGCTTATTGCGGGTTCGTATGCACCATTTTGCTTGATCGCGTTGGGCGGAACACTTGGCTGGGTATTGTTCGGTTTTGTGGCTGTCATTGGCTTAAGCGGCATTTTGTTTAAAATGGTTTGGTTTCATTCTCCCCGCTGGCTTTCAACAGCACTTTACATCGCCATGGGCTGGATCATTATTTTTGCTATAGTCCCCTTAGTCGCAAGCATGCCGCTTTCCGGATTGCTTTGGCTCGTTGTCGGTGGACTCTCTTATACACTTGGGGGCATTATCTATGGATTGAAACCTGACTTTATGTCCACAAAGTATTTGGGATTTCATGAGATTTTCCACCTCTTCATTTTGTTCGGCAGTTTGTGCCATTTCATCGCCGTTTATTTTTATGTTTTATAA
- a CDS encoding MarR family winged helix-turn-helix transcriptional regulator — translation MRNLLFHEIHQKSRLSVKEVNEVLKEFDLYSSQWSILFCLKQLGAMTQKEIWQYLHVEAPTVTRTLVRLEQSGWIVRREGKDKRERIVDLSDQAEQLMPKIEQRVIELEEKLLSGLTDEEQQQLVALIKKIGAQPSEKDV, via the coding sequence ATGCGCAATCTACTATTTCATGAAATTCACCAAAAATCGCGGTTGTCAGTAAAAGAAGTGAATGAAGTATTGAAGGAATTCGACTTATATAGCTCGCAATGGTCGATTCTTTTTTGTTTAAAGCAACTTGGGGCCATGACGCAAAAAGAGATTTGGCAGTATTTGCATGTCGAAGCACCGACAGTCACGCGGACTCTTGTGCGGTTAGAACAAAGCGGCTGGATTGTTAGGCGGGAAGGTAAAGACAAACGAGAGCGGATTGTCGATTTGTCTGATCAGGCCGAACAGCTGATGCCGAAAATCGAACAACGTGTTATCGAACTTGAAGAAAAGCTGTTATCTGGACTGACAGATGAGGAGCAGCAGCAACTAGTCGCCCTCATAAAAAAAATAGGAGCGCAACCATCAGAGAAGGATGTATGA
- a CDS encoding YaiI/YqxD family protein produces the protein MAKLLIDADGCPVVDLAIATAQRFQLPILLLCDTAHDMQREGAETITVSKGADAVDFVLVNRVKKGDVVITQDYGLAAMVLAKQGYPIDQNGRIYSAENIDQLLHGRHVAKKIRQAGGRMKGPKKRRPEDNENFEKNLVNLLEKITANSER, from the coding sequence ATGGCGAAATTACTAATTGATGCGGATGGCTGTCCAGTAGTAGACTTGGCCATTGCGACAGCCCAACGCTTTCAACTTCCTATCTTATTGTTATGCGATACTGCCCATGATATGCAGCGGGAAGGGGCAGAAACGATCACTGTTTCTAAAGGAGCGGATGCTGTCGACTTTGTTCTAGTCAACCGTGTTAAAAAAGGCGATGTGGTGATCACTCAGGATTACGGGTTAGCGGCTATGGTTTTAGCTAAACAAGGCTATCCCATCGATCAAAACGGGCGAATCTATTCAGCAGAAAACATTGACCAGCTGCTTCACGGGCGCCATGTGGCAAAAAAGATCCGTCAAGCGGGAGGCCGTATGAAAGGGCCAAAAAAGCGCCGTCCTGAAGATAATGAGAATTTCGAAAAAAACTTGGTGAATTTGCTGGAAAAGATAACTGCAAACAGTGAAAGATAG
- a CDS encoding transcriptional regulator, giving the protein MKAQILKAFKHQQLIEMMYMANDGSISKRRIKILKISGDTFQAYCFLRNEKRTFKVENVLSLIPVIRKERLII; this is encoded by the coding sequence ATGAAAGCACAAATCCTCAAAGCTTTTAAACACCAGCAACTCATCGAAATGATGTACATGGCGAACGACGGTTCCATCAGCAAACGCCGCATTAAGATTTTGAAAATAAGCGGCGATACGTTCCAGGCCTATTGCTTTCTGCGGAACGAGAAACGCACGTTTAAAGTGGAAAATGTGCTTTCATTGATTCCGGTAATACGAAAAGAACGCCTTATCATCTAG
- a CDS encoding acetyl-CoA hydrolase/transferase family protein, protein MIKKLNTQDLVGLIEPGADIIVPIANGEPIRLLDLLEENVEQLSGVTIHQMLALRPRPYIAGQFDQLKHVSYFLSGATRKVYQEAKMELVPNNFHEVPRMLKKITKMSMIMTVASPMDEHGFFTLGTQADYVAEFIGKVPFVLEVNNQMPRTYGRNQIHISQIAGYIEHNATLTEEKSSEITEKDIRIASSVTADIENGDTLQIGIGSVPNAVISMLKDHRHLGIHTEMLPDGIVDLVNAGAVDGTRKFTHPGKIIATFAYGSKKLYDFIDNNPAVEFLPVSLVNDPREIAKEKNIVSINATTEVDLFGQCASETVGGKYYSSSGGQIDFARGVRFAENGKGYICLQSTAKNDSISRIKLDLAPGSVVTTGKNDVDNIVTEYGIARLHGVSLSERAKRLIAIAHPNFREELQFEAKKRGILI, encoded by the coding sequence ATGATTAAAAAATTGAATACCCAGGACTTGGTCGGATTAATCGAACCGGGAGCGGATATTATCGTTCCAATTGCAAACGGAGAGCCGATCCGCTTGCTTGATTTATTAGAGGAAAATGTAGAACAGCTAAGCGGAGTGACCATTCACCAAATGCTGGCACTGCGCCCGCGTCCGTATATTGCAGGTCAGTTCGATCAGTTGAAGCACGTATCTTATTTTCTCAGCGGTGCAACAAGAAAAGTTTATCAGGAAGCGAAAATGGAACTTGTACCGAATAATTTCCATGAAGTTCCAAGAATGCTGAAAAAAATAACGAAAATGTCTATGATTATGACCGTAGCTTCGCCAATGGATGAGCATGGCTTTTTCACGTTGGGGACTCAAGCGGATTATGTAGCTGAATTTATTGGGAAAGTTCCTTTTGTGTTGGAAGTGAACAACCAAATGCCGAGAACTTATGGCCGCAATCAAATCCATATCAGCCAAATTGCGGGCTATATTGAGCACAATGCCACGTTAACTGAAGAAAAATCTTCCGAAATCACCGAAAAAGATATTCGCATCGCATCATCGGTGACGGCGGACATCGAAAATGGAGATACGCTGCAGATTGGCATTGGCTCTGTGCCGAACGCAGTTATCAGCATGTTGAAAGACCACCGGCATTTAGGAATCCATACTGAAATGCTGCCGGACGGAATTGTTGATCTTGTTAATGCTGGAGCAGTGGATGGAACACGGAAATTTACTCATCCAGGGAAAATTATTGCGACATTCGCTTACGGTTCGAAAAAACTATATGATTTTATCGATAACAATCCGGCGGTCGAATTCCTGCCAGTCAGTTTGGTCAACGACCCGCGCGAAATTGCGAAAGAGAAAAACATCGTGTCGATCAACGCCACAACGGAAGTGGATTTGTTTGGGCAATGCGCTTCAGAAACAGTAGGGGGAAAATATTATTCGTCAAGCGGTGGCCAAATCGATTTCGCCAGAGGCGTCCGGTTTGCGGAAAATGGAAAAGGCTACATATGCCTGCAATCCACTGCGAAAAACGATTCGATTTCACGCATCAAACTCGATTTAGCTCCCGGATCAGTCGTGACGACAGGAAAAAACGATGTCGACAATATTGTTACCGAATACGGCATTGCGCGCCTTCACGGCGTCTCTTTATCTGAGCGCGCTAAGCGTCTGATTGCAATTGCGCATCCGAACTTCCGTGAAGAATTACAGTTTGAAGCAAAAAAACGCGGCATTCTAATTTAA
- a CDS encoding AAA family ATPase: protein MRPLKLKLTAFGPYKQTEVIDFADLQGNQLFVISGSTGSGKTTIFDGICFALYGSASGSDRSESRILRSDFAEDGTHTCVEMEFEIHNKVYRILRQMGHVKKGNKSPTGERYEFFEICEGGEKPCVERQIVSEINRRVEEIIGLTQNQFSQIVMLPQGEFRKLLTSETDNKEEILRKIFKTEPYKMISERLKQKKDAAAKEFQLEEQILNSHIRSIESSLPERESAIFELLSRDHYNVHQIVAALGQEAEFYKEKTIQDQATYQKAYQQHTEKQAIFHEAKQWNDRFDELAEKGQRLEKMTAELPFYEEKERRLVNAERASLIEGMENFYKELRTNEAEKLELVKTARINAQVALERLEQAEAEFFAQEKRQGERDQLHARVLELQSKLPAVQELDGKKAELKRLEALAKKAETEARAIEQNWQTEKQARNQIAAQVAELDQKVEVFDGKNAQLAELKDKCRLLKELLAIQSDWTKQQQESRATEAAFQQAAGHYAELEATWFADQARVLAEQLHEGEACPVCGSLDHPNKNGGSHGSAVSKEQLDSEKGRLVGVDSKFRDASAKLNALADQLTNKKTEARSFGLDPELAKDEYPSLEAARKDLVAEVEELQKDKLKLRTLKENFNLLSQQTEKLEQARELSAAAMQKQQAAFETATAVFQQLLLSIPEEIRVLAVLEETIRQTLAEKERLEKLWAQAQKHFQSAKETKASTAVALEHAEGTAVEMKNKKEQAREQFFAALQKSAFDSEESYLQAKLAEPQQAALKKEIEVYKQSRHTLAQQVRELESLLAGKEKTSSDQLVAELAALKHLYEQAFAQLNHSKEFEKTAVALIGKIVQASEQAAQVEQEMSRIADLHDMIRGQNPLKISFERYLQIEYLEQIIHSANERLKDLSNGQFYLIRSDRQESRGKQSGLGLDVYDSYTGQTRDVKTLSGGEKFNASLCLALGMADVIQSFQGSVSIDTMFIDEGFGSLDEESLNKSIETLIDLQKSGRMIGVISHVQELKSAIPAILEVKKSKEGYSQTRFVLK from the coding sequence ATGAGACCCTTGAAATTGAAGTTGACCGCGTTTGGTCCTTATAAGCAAACGGAAGTGATCGATTTTGCTGATTTGCAGGGCAATCAGCTGTTTGTTATTTCCGGCAGCACCGGTTCTGGGAAGACGACAATTTTTGATGGCATCTGTTTTGCGCTTTACGGCTCGGCCAGCGGATCTGACCGCAGCGAATCGCGTATTTTGCGAAGCGATTTTGCCGAAGATGGTACGCATACGTGCGTCGAAATGGAGTTTGAGATACATAACAAGGTATACCGGATTTTGCGCCAGATGGGCCATGTCAAAAAAGGCAACAAAAGCCCGACCGGTGAACGTTATGAGTTTTTTGAAATATGCGAGGGCGGCGAAAAGCCATGTGTCGAGCGGCAAATTGTTTCGGAGATCAACCGCCGGGTAGAAGAAATCATCGGCTTGACCCAAAACCAATTCAGCCAAATTGTCATGCTGCCCCAAGGCGAATTCCGCAAACTGCTGACTTCGGAAACCGATAATAAAGAAGAGATTCTGCGTAAAATCTTTAAAACCGAGCCGTATAAAATGATCAGCGAACGTTTAAAGCAAAAGAAAGATGCAGCGGCAAAAGAGTTTCAATTAGAAGAGCAAATCCTGAACAGCCATATCCGGAGCATTGAATCGTCGTTGCCAGAGCGGGAGTCGGCTATTTTTGAATTGCTTTCGCGCGACCATTACAATGTCCATCAAATAGTGGCGGCTCTTGGGCAAGAAGCGGAATTCTACAAAGAAAAAACTATACAAGACCAAGCGACTTACCAAAAAGCTTATCAGCAACATACGGAAAAACAGGCGATTTTCCATGAAGCGAAGCAATGGAACGACCGCTTTGACGAGTTAGCGGAAAAAGGGCAACGGCTCGAGAAGATGACCGCCGAACTTCCATTTTATGAAGAAAAAGAACGCCGGTTGGTAAATGCTGAGCGGGCAAGTTTGATTGAAGGCATGGAAAACTTTTACAAAGAGCTGCGAACGAACGAAGCTGAGAAACTGGAGCTTGTAAAAACAGCGCGGATAAACGCGCAAGTTGCTCTAGAGAGACTCGAGCAAGCTGAAGCGGAGTTTTTTGCGCAAGAAAAACGCCAAGGAGAACGGGATCAGCTCCACGCCCGAGTTCTTGAACTGCAGAGCAAATTGCCGGCAGTTCAAGAACTGGACGGGAAAAAAGCGGAACTCAAGCGGCTTGAAGCGCTGGCGAAAAAAGCGGAAACTGAAGCGAGAGCGATCGAGCAAAATTGGCAAACTGAAAAGCAAGCGCGGAACCAAATAGCTGCGCAAGTAGCAGAGCTGGATCAGAAAGTTGAAGTGTTCGACGGAAAAAATGCGCAACTGGCGGAACTGAAAGACAAGTGCCGCTTGTTGAAAGAACTTCTGGCCATTCAAAGCGACTGGACAAAACAGCAACAGGAAAGCCGGGCAACAGAAGCGGCTTTTCAGCAAGCTGCCGGACATTACGCAGAGTTGGAGGCAACCTGGTTTGCCGATCAAGCACGGGTCCTTGCAGAGCAATTGCATGAGGGCGAAGCATGCCCGGTGTGCGGAAGCTTGGATCATCCAAATAAAAACGGAGGTTCTCATGGTTCGGCTGTTTCAAAAGAGCAGCTCGACTCGGAGAAAGGCAGACTCGTTGGAGTGGATAGCAAGTTCCGCGACGCCTCAGCCAAATTAAATGCATTGGCCGACCAGTTAACAAACAAGAAGACGGAAGCCCGTAGCTTCGGGCTAGATCCGGAATTGGCAAAAGATGAGTACCCAAGCTTAGAGGCAGCACGAAAAGACTTGGTTGCTGAGGTCGAAGAATTGCAGAAAGACAAACTAAAACTTCGTACCCTTAAAGAAAATTTCAATCTGTTGTCCCAACAAACGGAAAAGCTGGAGCAGGCAAGGGAACTGTCGGCAGCTGCCATGCAAAAACAGCAGGCGGCATTTGAGACAGCGACAGCCGTTTTCCAACAGCTGCTGCTGTCGATTCCAGAAGAAATTCGGGTTCTTGCAGTATTGGAAGAAACCATTCGTCAAACGCTTGCAGAAAAAGAGCGTCTCGAGAAACTTTGGGCACAGGCTCAAAAACACTTCCAGTCAGCAAAAGAAACAAAAGCTTCTACAGCTGTTGCACTTGAGCATGCTGAAGGCACAGCAGTAGAAATGAAGAACAAAAAAGAACAAGCCCGGGAACAATTTTTCGCGGCACTTCAAAAATCAGCTTTTGACTCGGAAGAATCTTATTTGCAAGCGAAATTAGCCGAGCCTCAACAAGCAGCGCTGAAAAAAGAAATTGAAGTTTACAAGCAAAGCCGCCATACTTTGGCTCAGCAAGTGAGAGAACTGGAATCTTTGCTGGCGGGAAAAGAAAAAACAAGTTCGGATCAACTAGTAGCGGAGTTGGCTGCCTTGAAACACCTATACGAACAAGCTTTTGCCCAGTTGAACCACTCTAAGGAATTTGAAAAAACAGCGGTGGCTTTGATCGGGAAAATTGTACAAGCCTCCGAGCAAGCTGCACAAGTTGAACAGGAAATGAGCCGTATTGCTGATTTGCATGACATGATCCGCGGCCAAAACCCATTGAAAATTTCATTTGAACGGTATTTGCAAATTGAATACTTGGAGCAAATCATCCATTCTGCCAACGAACGGTTGAAAGATTTATCTAATGGCCAGTTTTATTTAATCCGCAGCGACCGTCAGGAATCCCGCGGCAAACAAAGCGGGTTGGGGCTTGATGTCTACGATTCATATACAGGCCAGACGCGCGATGTTAAAACCTTGTCAGGCGGAGAAAAATTTAACGCGTCGTTGTGCCTGGCACTTGGCATGGCCGATGTGATCCAAAGTTTCCAAGGAAGTGTATCGATCGATACGATGTTCATCGATGAAGGCTTCGGCTCGCTTGATGAAGAATCGCTGAATAAATCCATTGAAACACTGATTGATTTGCAGAAATCCGGCCGGATGATCGGCGTTATCTCCCATGTACAAGAATTAAAATCGGCTATTCCGGCGATTTTGGAAGTGAAAAAGTCGAAAGAAGGCTATAGCCAGACCCGTTTTGTGCTTAAGTAA
- a CDS encoding exonuclease SbcCD subunit D: MKFFHTADWHLGKLIQGVYMTDEQRFVLNQLIAAIEEEQPDAVVIAGDLYDRAVPPTEAVNLLDEVLAKIVLELNTPVLAVAGNHDSPGRLNFGSRIMKMNGIHIAGHVQRDHEPVVLTDEHGEVHFHLIPYTDPSLVKYTLENPEVRSHNDAMKAITENIKTSLDPNARHVLVGHAFVTPHGEQENNTSDSERPLSIGGAEHVAAHHFDSFHYTALGHLHKAHYVLNETVRYAGSPLKYSISEEKHQKGFHVVELDAAGQVTVEKRLFVPNRDMRTVEGTIEEILTHEFNEDFVFVKLLDDAPVLYPMEKVRSVYPNAMHVERKNLIGNSAQSETGARRKMDSLSLFKAFYEEVKGEAASKETEAIFKDVVDEFLNEESDKKEGVNV; the protein is encoded by the coding sequence ATGAAATTTTTCCACACTGCCGATTGGCATTTAGGCAAGCTGATTCAAGGTGTTTACATGACAGATGAACAACGATTTGTCCTAAACCAATTAATTGCTGCCATAGAAGAAGAACAACCAGACGCTGTCGTCATTGCAGGAGATTTGTACGACCGAGCGGTTCCGCCGACTGAAGCAGTCAATTTGCTTGATGAAGTATTGGCCAAAATCGTCTTGGAATTGAACACTCCGGTGCTTGCCGTAGCAGGCAACCACGACAGTCCTGGCCGCTTGAATTTCGGCAGCCGCATCATGAAGATGAATGGCATCCACATTGCGGGACATGTCCAAAGGGACCACGAACCGGTTGTTTTGACGGATGAGCACGGGGAAGTGCATTTTCACCTTATCCCGTATACCGATCCGTCGCTGGTTAAGTACACACTTGAAAATCCGGAAGTCCGTTCACATAATGATGCAATGAAAGCGATCACTGAAAACATTAAAACATCACTCGACCCGAATGCCCGGCATGTTTTGGTGGGCCATGCATTCGTGACGCCGCACGGCGAGCAAGAAAACAATACGAGTGACTCCGAACGGCCGTTATCAATTGGCGGGGCAGAACATGTCGCCGCACATCATTTTGACAGTTTCCATTACACTGCGCTCGGGCATTTGCACAAAGCCCATTATGTGCTGAATGAAACCGTACGCTATGCAGGTTCTCCTTTAAAATATTCGATTTCAGAAGAAAAGCACCAAAAAGGCTTTCATGTCGTTGAACTGGATGCCGCAGGGCAGGTGACGGTCGAAAAGAGATTGTTTGTTCCGAATCGCGATATGCGCACAGTGGAAGGCACAATCGAAGAGATTTTAACTCATGAATTCAATGAAGACTTTGTTTTCGTTAAGTTGCTGGATGACGCACCGGTTTTATATCCAATGGAAAAAGTCCGTTCTGTTTATCCGAACGCCATGCACGTGGAGCGGAAAAACTTAATCGGGAATTCTGCACAAAGCGAAACAGGAGCCCGTCGGAAAATGGACTCACTGTCTTTATTCAAAGCTTTTTACGAAGAAGTGAAAGGCGAAGCAGCTTCAAAGGAAACAGAAGCGATTTTCAAAGACGTCGTCGATGAATTTTTAAACGAAGAAAGCGATAAGAAAGAAGGGGTGAATGTATGA
- a CDS encoding MFS transporter, whose protein sequence is MTEKRPIWTKSFINISISTFFIFVVFYALLTLVPIYVIDEDGLNGSAAEGGIAVSIFLVSAIIMRFFAGLILEKFGKRKILILSVLMFAISTGLYFFANELVPLLLLRFFHGIWFSLVTTVAGAIAADLVPPERRGEGLGYYGIAMNLAVVAGPFLALTLQPYVAYQTIFLVFGIIMAVGFLCALFVRVEEHPIAKTEKRKLAFSDFIEKKTLPVASVGFFISFVYASIITFISVYAESLGLLQTASFFFVVYAVAMLLVRPLTGRLFDSKGPDIVIIPSCIIFAIGLLSLSFTHSSWMLLLSGALVGLGYGTLLPSFQTLAIQAADKHRSGHATGTFFALYDSGLALGAVLLGAVAGFLGYSNLYLVLAFSVIAIIFYYKWIMNKQKTSEN, encoded by the coding sequence ATGACTGAAAAAAGACCAATTTGGACCAAGAGTTTTATCAATATATCAATTAGCACTTTTTTTATTTTCGTAGTCTTTTATGCATTGCTGACCTTGGTGCCAATTTACGTTATAGATGAAGACGGCTTGAACGGCAGTGCGGCTGAAGGTGGAATTGCCGTTTCGATTTTCTTAGTATCTGCAATTATCATGCGTTTTTTCGCGGGGTTGATTTTAGAGAAATTCGGTAAGCGGAAAATTTTAATTCTCAGTGTCTTAATGTTTGCAATCAGCACGGGACTATATTTTTTCGCCAATGAACTGGTCCCGCTTTTGTTGTTGCGCTTTTTCCACGGCATCTGGTTTAGTTTGGTGACAACTGTTGCAGGTGCCATTGCAGCAGATCTAGTTCCGCCTGAACGGCGGGGAGAAGGCCTTGGCTATTACGGCATTGCGATGAACTTGGCGGTCGTTGCAGGACCATTCCTTGCCTTAACGCTGCAGCCATATGTTGCCTATCAAACAATTTTTCTGGTTTTTGGAATTATCATGGCTGTTGGCTTTTTATGTGCATTATTCGTCCGAGTGGAAGAACATCCGATTGCTAAAACGGAAAAGAGAAAATTGGCATTCAGCGACTTTATAGAGAAAAAAACATTGCCTGTTGCCAGTGTCGGTTTCTTTATTTCCTTTGTGTATGCCAGCATCATTACGTTTATCTCCGTTTATGCCGAGTCTCTAGGCCTGCTTCAGACAGCAAGCTTTTTCTTTGTAGTGTATGCAGTGGCGATGCTGCTGGTTCGGCCGCTTACAGGACGCTTGTTTGATAGCAAAGGGCCTGATATTGTCATTATTCCATCGTGCATCATTTTTGCCATCGGTTTGCTGTCATTAAGCTTTACCCACTCTTCATGGATGCTTTTGCTGTCAGGGGCACTGGTCGGCCTGGGTTATGGAACGCTCTTGCCAAGTTTTCAGACGTTGGCGATTCAGGCGGCCGACAAACACCGGAGTGGCCATGCGACTGGAACATTTTTTGCGCTTTACGACAGTGGACTGGCCCTCGGGGCAGTTTTGCTTGGGGCTGTTGCAGGGTTTTTGGGATATTCCAACCTCTATTTGGTTCTGGCGTTCAGCGTTATCGCCATCATTTTCTACTATAAATGGATTATGAACAAACAGAAAACCTCGGAAAACTAA